The following coding sequences lie in one Lysobacter capsici genomic window:
- a CDS encoding ABC transporter ATP-binding protein, giving the protein MIEQQKNRNHLWQLIRRGQPSVAAFAVAVLAALASVAGSLWFPIQTKQLIDQFDGGGIDLRQVALVAAVLTGGTAAGALSAYMLTRVGYQVVAGLRTALVEKLLRLPVASFDSESSGERVSRVVRDCEAISDLITKQTVNLVTGVLLLGGSIVVLLLLDVPLTLTLLGSVVIAFAVMIPISVLLDGLSRRTQDRVARMSGILTHIFQEIRLVKAFTAEAHERRRSATEIDDLKRLGLKTARINVVLEPLMGLAMTLAIIIILVYGASRVSAGEISVGTLTAFILYIFNVVNPLAHLTSFAAELQKAKGASVRIAAIFDEAEEQSTPHSAPHSAGGVLEFRNVSFAYDGRETTVLNGIDLRFEPGTTTALVGTSGSGKTTILSLIERFYEPSDGEILYDGLPIRDYPLHEWRGGIGYVAQSAPVMPGTVRENIVYGLSGAFSDDEVRSAAARAGALDFIEHMPQGLDTVLIEQGNNLSGGQRQRIAIARMFLRDPDLLILDEATSNLDSETEHQVRLALEALMRGRTNIIVAHRLSTVIHAQRICFLEGGRISGIGNHAELIASHPYYARLVQRQFQQPHEIEALEAG; this is encoded by the coding sequence GTGATCGAACAACAGAAAAATCGAAATCATTTATGGCAACTGATTCGCCGCGGCCAGCCATCCGTCGCAGCGTTCGCCGTCGCCGTGCTCGCCGCCTTGGCTTCGGTCGCGGGCTCTTTGTGGTTTCCGATCCAGACCAAACAGTTGATCGATCAGTTCGACGGCGGCGGGATCGATCTTCGCCAAGTCGCGCTGGTGGCCGCGGTGTTGACCGGCGGAACCGCTGCCGGCGCGCTGTCGGCCTACATGCTCACGCGCGTGGGCTATCAAGTGGTGGCGGGGCTGCGCACGGCCCTGGTCGAGAAGCTGTTGCGGCTGCCGGTCGCCTCCTTCGACAGCGAAAGCAGCGGTGAACGCGTCAGTCGCGTGGTGCGCGACTGCGAAGCGATTTCCGATCTGATCACCAAGCAGACGGTGAATCTCGTTACCGGCGTGTTGCTGCTCGGCGGTTCGATCGTGGTCCTGCTGCTGCTGGACGTGCCGTTGACGCTGACCTTGCTCGGCTCGGTCGTGATCGCGTTCGCGGTGATGATCCCGATCTCGGTCCTGCTCGACGGACTCTCGCGCCGCACCCAGGATCGGGTCGCGCGGATGAGCGGGATCCTCACCCACATCTTCCAGGAGATACGCCTGGTCAAGGCGTTCACCGCCGAGGCGCACGAGCGCCGGCGCAGCGCGACGGAGATCGACGATCTCAAGCGTCTGGGCCTGAAGACGGCGCGCATCAACGTGGTGCTGGAGCCGTTGATGGGCCTGGCGATGACCCTGGCGATCATCATTATCCTGGTCTACGGCGCCTCGCGCGTATCCGCCGGCGAGATCAGCGTCGGTACGCTCACCGCCTTCATCCTCTACATCTTCAACGTCGTCAACCCGCTGGCGCATCTGACCAGCTTCGCCGCCGAACTGCAGAAGGCCAAGGGCGCCTCGGTTCGCATCGCGGCGATCTTCGACGAGGCCGAGGAACAGTCCACGCCGCATTCCGCGCCGCACAGCGCCGGCGGCGTCCTGGAATTCCGCAACGTTTCCTTCGCCTACGACGGCCGCGAGACCACCGTGCTCAACGGCATCGACCTGCGCTTCGAGCCGGGCACGACCACGGCGCTGGTCGGGACCAGCGGCAGCGGCAAGACCACGATTCTGTCGTTGATCGAACGCTTCTACGAACCCAGCGACGGCGAGATCCTCTACGACGGCCTGCCGATCCGCGACTATCCGCTGCACGAATGGCGCGGCGGCATCGGCTACGTCGCGCAGAGCGCGCCGGTCATGCCCGGCACTGTGCGCGAGAACATCGTCTACGGATTGTCCGGCGCTTTCTCCGACGATGAAGTGCGTTCCGCGGCCGCGCGCGCCGGCGCGCTGGACTTCATCGAGCACATGCCGCAGGGCCTGGACACGGTGCTGATCGAACAGGGCAACAACCTGTCCGGCGGCCAGCGCCAGCGCATCGCCATCGCGCGCATGTTCCTGCGCGATCCGGATCTGCTGATTCTCGACGAAGCCACCTCCAATCTCGACAGCGAAACCGAACATCAAGTGCGGCTCGCGCTGGAAGCGCTGATGCGCGGGCGCACCAACATCATCGTCGCCCATCGCCTGTCCACGGTGATTCATGCGCAACGCATCTGTTTCCTCGAAGGCGGCCGCATCTCCGGCATCGGCAACCATGCCGAGTTGATCGCCAGCCATCCGTATTACGCACGCCTGGTTCAGCGCCAGTTCCAGCAACCCCACGAGATCGAAGCGCTGGAAGCCGGCTGA
- a CDS encoding TauD/TfdA family dioxygenase: MKKKRLDSDVPAPLLVTPANSNPDLSTVLSEHAVEIKDELLEHGALLFRGFAVDSVEKFSAVADQVGNARLNYTYRSTPRTSLGGGVFTATEFPQTQEIPLHCENAYQRDWPMLVAFCCLQPATVGGATPIASMRSASQTIGGSLLDEFEQRRVKYVRHYRPYVDLPWETVFQTSDKNEVARFCDNAGIEHEWLDEETLRTGQICQGVATHPVTGEKLFFNQAHLFHVSSLGEDTAQSMIEMFGADRLPRQSFFGDGSEIGPDVLQAVRSGLNRQAYDVAWEQGDVLLLDNMQFAHGRRTFSGPRKIAVTLSNPYSSHLPD, translated from the coding sequence ATGAAGAAAAAGCGATTGGACAGCGACGTGCCCGCTCCTTTGCTGGTCACGCCCGCCAACTCAAATCCCGATCTGTCCACCGTCCTGTCCGAGCACGCGGTCGAGATAAAAGACGAACTGCTCGAACACGGCGCCCTGCTGTTCCGCGGTTTCGCGGTCGACAGCGTGGAAAAATTCAGCGCGGTGGCCGACCAGGTCGGCAACGCCAGGCTCAACTACACCTATCGCTCGACACCGCGCACCTCGCTGGGCGGCGGCGTGTTCACCGCGACCGAATTCCCGCAGACGCAGGAGATTCCCCTGCACTGCGAAAACGCCTATCAGCGCGACTGGCCGATGCTGGTGGCGTTCTGCTGCCTGCAGCCGGCGACCGTCGGCGGCGCCACGCCGATCGCGTCCATGCGCAGCGCCAGCCAGACGATCGGCGGCAGCTTGCTCGACGAGTTCGAACAGCGCCGGGTGAAGTACGTGCGCCACTACCGTCCCTACGTGGACCTGCCGTGGGAAACGGTGTTCCAGACCAGTGACAAGAACGAAGTCGCGCGGTTTTGCGACAACGCCGGGATCGAGCACGAGTGGCTCGACGAGGAAACCCTGCGCACCGGCCAGATCTGCCAGGGCGTCGCCACCCATCCGGTCACCGGCGAAAAGCTGTTCTTCAATCAGGCGCACCTGTTCCATGTCTCGTCTTTGGGCGAGGACACCGCGCAATCGATGATCGAAATGTTCGGCGCCGACCGCCTGCCCCGGCAGTCGTTCTTCGGCGACGGCAGCGAAATCGGTCCGGACGTATTGCAGGCGGTACGCAGCGGTTTGAATCGCCAGGCCTACGACGTCGCCTGGGAACAAGGCGACGTGCTGCTGCTGGACAACATGCAGTTCGCACACGGACGCCGCACCTTCAGCGGCCCGCGCAAGATCGCCGTCACCTTGAGCAATCCGTACTCCAGTCATCTGCCCGACTAG